From one Musa acuminata AAA Group cultivar baxijiao chromosome BXJ2-6, Cavendish_Baxijiao_AAA, whole genome shotgun sequence genomic stretch:
- the LOC103989366 gene encoding uncharacterized protein LOC103989366 isoform X1, with the protein MSENRNMKGMKDPLLSDPYSRADDPLVKVDPGQPPPLTWQRKASNKGHQLSEFTLTMGEKLKLAPLGIRLVKQIVEEAARGQVAVIDPLKERVGTSCQGVPLGGIGVGSIGRSYKGDFQRWQLFPGICEDKPVLANQFSAFISRSDGKKYSTVLSPGNPDLIKQNSISGAGSWDWNLNGRNTTYHALYPRAWTVYDAGEPDPDLKIVCRQISPFIPHNYKESSYPVAVFTFTLTNLANSSAAVTLLFSWANSVGGTSEFSGHHSNSKMIEKDGVRGVLLYHRTGDGLPSVTYAIAAEETTDVHVSECPCFIMSGGSNAFTARDMWCAIKEHGSFDHLDSVEMPLHSEPGSSIGAAVAATVALASQTTRTVTFSLAWACPEVKFPCGKIYHRRYTKFYGTHCDAAASLVRDAIIEHGSWETQIEEWQNPILQDRRLPSWYPVTLFNELYYLNAGGAIWTDGSPPIQSLATIEERKFFLDMSNGEFDSLSEVIARKNTAVNILNRMTSILEKLYAPIQSNSATGIPLLEGEENIGQFLYLEGIEYCMWNTYDVHFYSSYSLIMLFPKLELSIQRDFAAAVMMHDPEKVQTLSDGKWSARKVLGAVPHDLGLNDPWFKVNAYNLHNTDRWKDLNPKFVLQAWRDTVATGDKRFAKAVWPSVYMAIAYMDQFDKDKDGMIENEGFPDQTYDVWSVTGVSSYSGGLWVAALQAASAMAREVGDRASEELFWDKYLKAKSVYHKLWNGSYFNYDNSGSKTSSSIQADQLAGHWYARACGLMSIVDKEKAKSTFQKIFSFNVLKFKDGKRGAVNGMRPDGTIDKSTMQSREIWPGVTYSVAAAMIQEGMLEEAFRTAQGIYETAWSQEGLGYSFQTPEAWNNEDQYRSLCYMRPLAIWAMQWALSLPPNVCKEPETVLDGEADSKHTVAFSRVAKLLKLPEEETSKSILRVIYEITCGRWYKVEISKSSSLHHFGA; encoded by the exons ATGTCTGAGAATAGAAACATGAAAGGAATGAAAGATCCACTATTGAGTGATCCATATTCCAGGGCAGATGACCCTTTG GTAAAGGTGGACCCTGGACAACCTCCTCCTTTAACATGGCAGAGGAAAGCAAGCAACAAGGGCCACCAATTGTCAGAATTCACCCTGACCATGGGAGAGAAGCTAAAATTG GCTCCCTTGGGTATTCGACTTGTGAAACAAATTGTTGAGGAAGCTGCAAGAGGACAG GTTGCAGTGATTGATCCTCTGAAGGAGCGTGTTGGTACGTCCTGCCAGGGTGTTCCTCTCGGTGGCATTGG TGTAGGAAGTATTGGAAGAAGCTACAAAGGTGATTTTCAACGATGGCAACTGTTCCCGGGAATATGCGAAGACAAACCTGTACTAGCAAATCAATTTTCT GCTTTTATCTCTCGCTCAGATGGTAAGAAGTATTCAACTGTGCTATCTCCTGGGAACCCAGACTTAATCAA ACAAAATTCCATCTCAGGAGCTGGATCTTGGGATTGGAACCTAAATGGAAGGAATACCACCTATCATGCTTTGTATCCAAGGGCCTGGACCGTCTATGATG CAGGTGAACCTGACCCAGATCTTAAAATAGTTTGCCGTCAGATTTCACCATTCATTCCTCACAATTACAAAGAGAGCAGTTATCCTGTTGCAGTATTCACATTCACA CTAACGAACTTGGCAAACAGTTCTGCTGCAGTAACATTGCTTTTTTCTTGGGCT AATTCTGTGGGTGGAACCTCTGAATTTTCTGGACATCATTCTAATTCAAAAATGAT AGAGAAAGATGGTGTTCGTGGAGTACTTTTATATCACAG AACTGGTGATGGCTTGCCTTCAGTAACATATGCTATTGCAGCAGAAGAGACAACTGATGTCCATGTCTCGGAGTGTCCCTGCTTCATAATGAGTGGAGGTTCTAATGCATTTACAGCTAGGGACATGTGGTGCGCAATCAAAGAG CATGGATCTTTTGACCACCTTGATTCGGTTGAGATGCCTCTTCATTCTGAACCTGGATCATCAATTGGAGCAGCTGTTGCAGCTACTGTGGCACTTGCTTCACAGACAACCCGCACTGTGACATTTTCTTTAGCATGGGCTTGCCCTGAAGTAAAGTTTCCTTGTGGAAAGATTTATCATAG GCGCTATACCAAATTTTATGGAACACATTGTGATGCAGCAGCAAGTCTTGTGCGTGATGCCATTATTG AGCATGGGTCCTGGGAGACCCAGATTGAAGAATGGCAGAATCCTATTCTGCAAGACAGGAGGCTCCCTTCTTG GTATCCTGTCACTCTATTCAATGAACTATACTATCTTAATGCTGGAGGAGCAATTTGGACAG ATGGGTCACCTCCAATTCAGAGTTTGGCAACTattgaggaaagaaaattcttccTCGATATGTCAAATGGAGAATTTGATAGTTTGTCCGAGGTCATAGCTAGAAAGAATACTGCAGTCAATATCCTTAATAGAATGACATCAATACTTGAAAAGTTGTATGCGCCCATTCAATCAAACTCAGCTACAGGGATACCATTGCTTGAAGGAGAAGAAAACATTGGCCAGTTTCTCTATCTTGAAGGGATTGAGTACTGTATGTGGAATACGTATGACGTCCACTTCTATTCATCTTATTCCCTTATAATGCTGTTTCCAAAACTCGAACTCAGCATTCAACGAGACTTTGCTGCAGCAGTAATGATGCATGATCCTGAGAAGGTTCAAACTCTGAGTGATGGCAAGTGGTCTGCAAGAAAAGTTCTTGGAGCTGTTCCTCATGATCTTGGGCTTAATGACCCATGGTTCAAGGTCAATGCTTATAATCTTCACAACACAGATAGATGGAAGGACTTGAACCCTAAATTTGTACTTCAGGCTTGGAGAGACACGGTAGCCACCGGTGACAAGCGCTTTGCAAAAGCTGTTTGGCCTTCAGTCTACATGGCAATTGCCTACATGGATCAGTTTGACAAGGATAAAGATGGAATGATTGAAAATGAAGGCTTTCCGGATCAAACGTATGATGTCTGGTCAGTTACTGGTGTTAGCTCATATAGTGGAGGACTTTGGGTGGCTGCTCTGCAAGCTGCTTCAGCCATGGCACGTGAAGTTGGTGACAGAGCCTCTGAAGAACTTTTCTGGGACAAGTATCTGAAAGCAAAATCTGTTTATCACAAGTTGTGGAATGGTTCTTACTTCAATTATGACAACAGTGGTAGCAAGACAAGCTCATCTATTCAGGCTGATCAGTTAGCTGGACATTG GTATGCTAGAGCATGCGGTCTTATGTCGATCGTTGACAAGGAGAAAGCAAAAAGTACATTTCAGAAAATCTTTAGCtttaatgtcttaaaatttaaggATGGCAAGAGGGGAGCAGTTAATGGGATGAGACCAGATGGCACTATTGATAAGTCTACCATGCAGTCAAGAGAGATATGGCCTGGAGTGACGTATTCAGTTGCTGCAGCGATGATTCAAGAAGGCATGTTAGAAGAAGCATTCAGAACTGCACAAGGGATATATGAAACTGCCTGGTCCCAAGAAGGACTCGG GTATTCGTTCCAGACCCCTGAAGCTTGGAATAATGAGGATCAATACCGGTCGCTCTGCTACATGCGCCCCTTGGCAATATGGGCAATGCAATGGGCATTGTCACTGCCGCCGAATGTCTGTAAAGAACCTGAGACGGTTTTAGATGGCGAGGCTGATTCTAAGCACACAGTGGCATTCTCAAGAGTGGCTAAGCTGCTTAAATTGCCAGAGGAAGAAACTTCGAAGAGCATTCTCCGGGTTATCTATGAAATCACTTGCG GAAGATGGTATAAAGTTGAGATCTCAAAAAGCTCATCACTGCATCATTTTGGGGCCTAA
- the LOC103989366 gene encoding uncharacterized protein LOC103989366 isoform X5: protein MSENRNMKGMKDPLLSDPYSRADDPLVKVDPGQPPPLTWQRKASNKGHQLSEFTLTMGEKLKLAPLGIRLVKQIVEEAARGQVAVIDPLKERVGTSCQGVPLGGIGVGSIGRSYKGDFQRWQLFPGICEDKPVLANQFSAFISRSDGKKYSTVLSPGNPDLIKQNSISGAGSWDWNLNGRNTTYHALYPRAWTVYDGEPDPDLKIVCRQISPFIPHNYKESSYPVAVFTFTLTNLANSSAAVTLLFSWANSVGGTSEFSGHHSNSKMIEKDGVRGVLLYHRTGDGLPSVTYAIAAEETTDVHVSECPCFIMSGGSNAFTARDMWCAIKEHGSFDHLDSVEMPLHSEPGSSIGAAVAATVALASQTTRTVTFSLAWACPEVKFPCGKIYHRRYTKFYGTHCDAAASLVRDAIIEHGSWETQIEEWQNPILQDRRLPSWYPVTLFNELYYLNAGGAIWTDGSPPIQSLATIEERKFFLDMSNGEFDSLSEVIARKNTAVNILNRMTSILEKLYAPIQSNSATGIPLLEGEENIGQFLYLEGIEYCMWNTYDVHFYSSYSLIMLFPKLELSIQRDFAAAVMMHDPEKVQTLSDGKWSARKVLGAVPHDLGLNDPWFKVNAYNLHNTDRWKDLNPKFVLQAWRDTVATGDKRFAKAVWPSVYMAIAYMDQFDKDKDGMIENEGFPDQTYDVWSVTGVSSYSGGLWVAALQAASAMAREVGDRASEELFWDKYLKAKSVYHKLWNGSYFNYDNSGSKTSSSIQADQLAGHWYARACGLMSIVDKEKAKSTFQKIFSFNVLKFKDGKRGAVNGMRPDGTIDKSTMQSREIWPGVTYSVAAAMIQEGMLEEAFRTAQGIYETAWSQEGLGYSFQTPEAWNNEDQYRSLCYMRPLAIWAMQWALSLPPNVCKEPETVLDGEADSKHTVAFSRVAKLLKLPEEETSKSILRVIYEITCGRLRS, encoded by the exons ATGTCTGAGAATAGAAACATGAAAGGAATGAAAGATCCACTATTGAGTGATCCATATTCCAGGGCAGATGACCCTTTG GTAAAGGTGGACCCTGGACAACCTCCTCCTTTAACATGGCAGAGGAAAGCAAGCAACAAGGGCCACCAATTGTCAGAATTCACCCTGACCATGGGAGAGAAGCTAAAATTG GCTCCCTTGGGTATTCGACTTGTGAAACAAATTGTTGAGGAAGCTGCAAGAGGACAG GTTGCAGTGATTGATCCTCTGAAGGAGCGTGTTGGTACGTCCTGCCAGGGTGTTCCTCTCGGTGGCATTGG TGTAGGAAGTATTGGAAGAAGCTACAAAGGTGATTTTCAACGATGGCAACTGTTCCCGGGAATATGCGAAGACAAACCTGTACTAGCAAATCAATTTTCT GCTTTTATCTCTCGCTCAGATGGTAAGAAGTATTCAACTGTGCTATCTCCTGGGAACCCAGACTTAATCAA ACAAAATTCCATCTCAGGAGCTGGATCTTGGGATTGGAACCTAAATGGAAGGAATACCACCTATCATGCTTTGTATCCAAGGGCCTGGACCGTCTATGATG GTGAACCTGACCCAGATCTTAAAATAGTTTGCCGTCAGATTTCACCATTCATTCCTCACAATTACAAAGAGAGCAGTTATCCTGTTGCAGTATTCACATTCACA CTAACGAACTTGGCAAACAGTTCTGCTGCAGTAACATTGCTTTTTTCTTGGGCT AATTCTGTGGGTGGAACCTCTGAATTTTCTGGACATCATTCTAATTCAAAAATGAT AGAGAAAGATGGTGTTCGTGGAGTACTTTTATATCACAG AACTGGTGATGGCTTGCCTTCAGTAACATATGCTATTGCAGCAGAAGAGACAACTGATGTCCATGTCTCGGAGTGTCCCTGCTTCATAATGAGTGGAGGTTCTAATGCATTTACAGCTAGGGACATGTGGTGCGCAATCAAAGAG CATGGATCTTTTGACCACCTTGATTCGGTTGAGATGCCTCTTCATTCTGAACCTGGATCATCAATTGGAGCAGCTGTTGCAGCTACTGTGGCACTTGCTTCACAGACAACCCGCACTGTGACATTTTCTTTAGCATGGGCTTGCCCTGAAGTAAAGTTTCCTTGTGGAAAGATTTATCATAG GCGCTATACCAAATTTTATGGAACACATTGTGATGCAGCAGCAAGTCTTGTGCGTGATGCCATTATTG AGCATGGGTCCTGGGAGACCCAGATTGAAGAATGGCAGAATCCTATTCTGCAAGACAGGAGGCTCCCTTCTTG GTATCCTGTCACTCTATTCAATGAACTATACTATCTTAATGCTGGAGGAGCAATTTGGACAG ATGGGTCACCTCCAATTCAGAGTTTGGCAACTattgaggaaagaaaattcttccTCGATATGTCAAATGGAGAATTTGATAGTTTGTCCGAGGTCATAGCTAGAAAGAATACTGCAGTCAATATCCTTAATAGAATGACATCAATACTTGAAAAGTTGTATGCGCCCATTCAATCAAACTCAGCTACAGGGATACCATTGCTTGAAGGAGAAGAAAACATTGGCCAGTTTCTCTATCTTGAAGGGATTGAGTACTGTATGTGGAATACGTATGACGTCCACTTCTATTCATCTTATTCCCTTATAATGCTGTTTCCAAAACTCGAACTCAGCATTCAACGAGACTTTGCTGCAGCAGTAATGATGCATGATCCTGAGAAGGTTCAAACTCTGAGTGATGGCAAGTGGTCTGCAAGAAAAGTTCTTGGAGCTGTTCCTCATGATCTTGGGCTTAATGACCCATGGTTCAAGGTCAATGCTTATAATCTTCACAACACAGATAGATGGAAGGACTTGAACCCTAAATTTGTACTTCAGGCTTGGAGAGACACGGTAGCCACCGGTGACAAGCGCTTTGCAAAAGCTGTTTGGCCTTCAGTCTACATGGCAATTGCCTACATGGATCAGTTTGACAAGGATAAAGATGGAATGATTGAAAATGAAGGCTTTCCGGATCAAACGTATGATGTCTGGTCAGTTACTGGTGTTAGCTCATATAGTGGAGGACTTTGGGTGGCTGCTCTGCAAGCTGCTTCAGCCATGGCACGTGAAGTTGGTGACAGAGCCTCTGAAGAACTTTTCTGGGACAAGTATCTGAAAGCAAAATCTGTTTATCACAAGTTGTGGAATGGTTCTTACTTCAATTATGACAACAGTGGTAGCAAGACAAGCTCATCTATTCAGGCTGATCAGTTAGCTGGACATTG GTATGCTAGAGCATGCGGTCTTATGTCGATCGTTGACAAGGAGAAAGCAAAAAGTACATTTCAGAAAATCTTTAGCtttaatgtcttaaaatttaaggATGGCAAGAGGGGAGCAGTTAATGGGATGAGACCAGATGGCACTATTGATAAGTCTACCATGCAGTCAAGAGAGATATGGCCTGGAGTGACGTATTCAGTTGCTGCAGCGATGATTCAAGAAGGCATGTTAGAAGAAGCATTCAGAACTGCACAAGGGATATATGAAACTGCCTGGTCCCAAGAAGGACTCGG GTATTCGTTCCAGACCCCTGAAGCTTGGAATAATGAGGATCAATACCGGTCGCTCTGCTACATGCGCCCCTTGGCAATATGGGCAATGCAATGGGCATTGTCACTGCCGCCGAATGTCTGTAAAGAACCTGAGACGGTTTTAGATGGCGAGGCTGATTCTAAGCACACAGTGGCATTCTCAAGAGTGGCTAAGCTGCTTAAATTGCCAGAGGAAGAAACTTCGAAGAGCATTCTCCGGGTTATCTATGAAATCACTTGCGGTAGGCTGAGGTCGTGA